A window from Exiguobacterium marinum DSM 16307 encodes these proteins:
- a CDS encoding ABC transporter permease subunit has translation MPSKVLLKKDWKQVSLLWILLVFLGVVAFTVPVWTDMNAYEQQILEIKQNPSDFPDIVTGDVNEMVAEDFFGDGSGYGFLGGLNGLIPSGGVIFLFVIFGALMASVLIGSERNSQMSDFTMSLPYTRTQLYISKWVLGVTGIVTSSLIGGTLMFLIIRFSDYYFLMEGKEFKVIAMILFLMLSGISFFSLALWMGSFGGESISQVIWTFVALVFPMGILLLVQGSLYAFFPDRLFSFFDEAFESIPMRILSPLNNIFNVDMYSVYTDQSVWNDFITYAPILAIANIALTFGLGLWMFKEAPQENNGRFFMFSNWLWLIHIVIVICFAMLGGVLFSVISYPQNMFLYVIGFVIAAFLAHLLAKRLLYRFNLKLKS, from the coding sequence ATGCCGTCTAAAGTGTTGTTGAAGAAAGATTGGAAACAAGTGTCGCTTCTTTGGATTTTGCTCGTCTTCTTAGGAGTCGTTGCCTTCACGGTGCCGGTGTGGACAGATATGAATGCGTACGAACAACAGATTCTTGAAATTAAACAAAACCCGAGCGACTTCCCAGATATCGTGACAGGTGATGTGAACGAGATGGTGGCGGAGGACTTCTTCGGAGACGGATCTGGATATGGTTTTCTTGGAGGTCTTAACGGACTCATTCCGTCAGGCGGTGTCATTTTCTTATTTGTCATCTTCGGTGCCCTCATGGCATCCGTGTTGATTGGAAGTGAACGCAACAGCCAAATGTCGGATTTCACGATGTCGCTACCTTACACGCGTACCCAGCTATACATATCGAAATGGGTGCTTGGGGTGACGGGAATCGTGACATCGAGCTTGATTGGTGGAACATTGATGTTCCTCATCATCCGATTCTCCGACTATTACTTCTTGATGGAAGGAAAAGAGTTCAAAGTAATCGCGATGATCTTATTCTTGATGCTCTCTGGGATTTCGTTCTTCTCACTCGCATTATGGATGGGGTCGTTTGGAGGAGAGTCCATCTCACAAGTCATCTGGACATTTGTCGCGCTCGTCTTTCCGATGGGGATTTTACTACTCGTCCAAGGATCACTATACGCCTTCTTCCCAGATCGACTCTTCTCGTTCTTTGATGAGGCGTTTGAGAGTATCCCGATGCGAATTTTGTCACCACTGAACAATATTTTCAACGTCGATATGTATTCAGTGTATACTGATCAATCGGTGTGGAATGACTTTATCACGTATGCCCCCATCCTTGCGATTGCGAATATCGCGCTCACATTCGGTCTTGGATTGTGGATGTTCAAGGAAGCACCTCAAGAGAACAACGGACGCTTCTTCATGTTCTCGAACTGGTTGTGGCTCATCCATATCGTCATCGTCATTTGCTTCGCGATGTTAGGTGGCGTATTGTTCTCGGTCATCTCATATCCGCAAAACATGTTTTTGTATGTGATTGGCTTTGTGATTGCGGCATTCCTAGCGCACTTACTCGCCAAACGCTTGCTCTACCGCTTCAACTTGAAGCTAAAATCGTAA
- a CDS encoding ABC transporter ATP-binding protein, producing the protein MLKVEQLTKQIDRQTILDGIDFTVESGEIIALVGRNGAGKTTLLRTMVGIIRPDMGDVLYGTKSIFKDAGLKRDVIFVPDSADALKHYTVNEATDLYESIYPSFNRSAFRETLTRYNIDNKKIRQLSKGQKALVTLSLAFAVQAKYYLLDEPTDGLDVVAKSDVLKLMIAQVERRNCSIIVSSHQLHELERIADRIIMIESGRVKAIMSLEEARALSIKWQVVFNDHVPVELLERKDIEIISVTGRVVLFMAKERTEELEAFVDSYNPMLIEEIPMSLEDVFRIQLGGEAHAV; encoded by the coding sequence ATGCTGAAAGTTGAACAGTTAACTAAACAAATTGACCGTCAGACGATACTTGACGGCATCGACTTTACCGTCGAATCAGGAGAGATCATTGCGCTAGTCGGGCGTAACGGTGCCGGCAAGACGACGCTTCTCCGAACGATGGTCGGAATCATCCGTCCAGATATGGGAGACGTGTTATATGGAACGAAAAGTATCTTTAAGGACGCGGGATTGAAACGGGACGTCATCTTCGTGCCGGATTCTGCAGATGCGCTCAAACATTACACAGTGAACGAGGCGACGGACTTGTATGAGTCAATCTATCCATCGTTCAATCGTTCCGCATTCCGTGAGACATTGACGCGTTACAACATCGATAACAAAAAAATTCGCCAACTTTCAAAAGGACAAAAGGCGCTCGTCACGTTATCGCTTGCCTTCGCCGTCCAAGCGAAATACTATCTTTTGGACGAACCGACGGACGGTTTAGACGTCGTCGCCAAGTCAGACGTATTGAAACTGATGATCGCCCAAGTCGAGAGACGGAACTGTTCGATTATCGTTTCGAGTCACCAGTTACATGAACTTGAACGAATCGCCGACCGCATCATCATGATCGAGAGCGGACGTGTCAAAGCAATCATGTCGCTCGAAGAGGCGCGTGCCCTCAGTATCAAGTGGCAAGTCGTCTTCAACGACCATGTCCCGGTCGAGTTGCTCGAACGAAAAGATATCGAAATCATCAGCGTGACAGGACGAGTCGTGCTGTTCATGGCGAAAGAACGGACGGAAGAGCTCGAGGCGTTCGTCGATTCATACAATCCGATGCTCATCGAAGAGATCCCGATGTCTCTCGAGGACGTCTTCCGTATCCAGTTAGGAGGAGAAGCTCATGCCGTCTAA
- a CDS encoding GntR family transcriptional regulator — protein MLYKIDMKSSEPLYEQIVNQTKELVIRGILRPGDKVMSVRELATDLVINPNTVSKAYQELERLGLLEMRRGRGTFVSEDWVDDDAAREPVIASIKKIAIDCHYANVPLDEAIDVLRTEYEKVGEANAES, from the coding sequence ATGCTATACAAAATCGATATGAAAAGTTCAGAACCGCTATACGAACAAATCGTCAATCAAACGAAAGAACTCGTTATCCGGGGGATTTTACGACCGGGAGACAAGGTGATGTCCGTGCGCGAACTCGCCACCGACCTCGTCATCAATCCGAATACGGTCAGTAAGGCGTACCAGGAGTTAGAGCGACTCGGGCTACTCGAGATGCGACGTGGGCGCGGGACGTTCGTCTCCGAAGACTGGGTAGACGATGATGCGGCACGCGAGCCGGTCATCGCATCAATCAAAAAGATTGCGATTGATTGCCATTATGCGAATGTGCCGTTAGACGAAGCCATCGACGTATTGCGGACCGAATATGAGAAAGTAGGGGAAGCCAATGCTGAAAGTTGA
- a CDS encoding MarR family winged helix-turn-helix transcriptional regulator — protein sequence MDLREISRLLYQIKLAEQNVASSFERETGFSLTRYEMLQVVKERGVCSQRVIKEEMKIDNAAITRHLKILEEKGYVVRERNAENHREMFVRVTEKAEQDLGHCERDERANHLVLQALSDEEIHHLSGLLQKLNSHA from the coding sequence ATGGACCTACGTGAAATCAGCCGATTACTTTACCAAATCAAGTTGGCGGAACAAAACGTCGCATCGTCGTTCGAACGGGAGACAGGATTCAGCCTGACCCGCTACGAGATGCTACAAGTCGTCAAAGAACGAGGCGTTTGTTCGCAACGCGTGATTAAAGAAGAGATGAAAATCGACAATGCCGCAATCACCCGACATTTGAAAATCCTTGAAGAGAAAGGATATGTCGTCAGAGAGCGGAACGCGGAGAACCATCGCGAGATGTTCGTCCGTGTGACAGAGAAAGCAGAGCAAGATCTAGGTCACTGTGAGCGAGACGAACGGGCCAACCACCTCGTCTTACAAGCCTTGTCCGATGAAGAGATTCACCACTTATCCGGGTTGCTTCAAAAATTGAACAGCCACGCCTAA
- a CDS encoding nitroreductase family protein produces the protein MATTFENNTFTDIMFDRKSIRVYDENVKISQEEMLEMIQEATTAPSSVNMQPWRFVVVESPEAKETLKPLIRFNTRQNDTSSAMLLIFGDMECYEYGEQIYDQAVAAGKMPQEVRDQQLGAIIPYYKNLSKQEMNDIVKIDASLAAMQFMLTARAHGYDTNPIGGFEKDQLAEAFGLDKDRYVPVMILSVGKAAEEGYKSVRLDAQTVTSFK, from the coding sequence ATGGCAACTACATTCGAAAACAACACATTTACAGATATCATGTTCGACCGTAAATCAATCCGTGTCTATGATGAGAACGTTAAAATCTCACAAGAAGAGATGCTCGAAATGATTCAGGAAGCAACAACGGCTCCATCATCGGTCAACATGCAACCATGGCGCTTCGTCGTCGTCGAGAGCCCAGAAGCGAAAGAAACGCTCAAGCCGCTCATCCGTTTCAACACACGCCAAAACGATACGTCGTCAGCGATGCTCCTCATCTTCGGAGACATGGAGTGCTACGAGTATGGCGAACAAATCTACGATCAAGCGGTCGCAGCAGGCAAAATGCCACAAGAAGTTCGTGATCAACAGCTCGGCGCGATCATCCCATACTACAAAAACCTCTCGAAACAAGAGATGAACGACATCGTGAAGATTGACGCGAGTCTCGCAGCGATGCAATTCATGCTCACAGCCCGTGCACACGGCTATGACACGAACCCAATCGGTGGTTTCGAGAAAGACCAGCTCGCAGAAGCGTTCGGTCTCGACAAAGATCGTTACGTACCAGTCATGATCTTATCTGTCGGGAAAGCGGCAGAAGAAGGTTACAAATCAGTTCGTCTTGACGCTCAAACCGTTACATCGTTCAAATAA
- a CDS encoding putative quinol monooxygenase — protein MILVNATFDIQASQRENFLRDIQVLIDSSKQEAGCVGYDLYESTSVENRFVMIENWEDQAALEQHNQNPVLINFAQNVANYVSAKPVVQVAAVN, from the coding sequence ATGATCTTAGTTAACGCTACATTCGATATCCAAGCATCACAACGCGAGAACTTCTTGCGTGACATCCAAGTTTTGATCGACTCATCAAAACAAGAAGCAGGCTGCGTCGGATATGACCTATACGAGTCAACGTCTGTCGAGAACCGTTTCGTCATGATCGAGAATTGGGAAGACCAAGCCGCTCTCGAGCAGCACAACCAAAACCCGGTCCTCATCAACTTCGCACAAAACGTGGCGAACTACGTGTCTGCGAAACCGGTCGTACAAGTAGCAGCGGTCAACTAA
- a CDS encoding DUF1304 domain-containing protein — protein MSTLALVLGTLVAIEFFYIFYIETIATASSSTSRIFRMSKDELTRDSVSILFKNQGVYNGLIGVGLLYGLYVSPNPIEIVTMILTYILLVALYGSITSDKKIILTQGGLAILTLLSMFML, from the coding sequence TTGTCGACGCTCGCCCTTGTGCTCGGGACGCTCGTCGCAATCGAGTTCTTCTATATCTTCTATATAGAGACAATCGCGACGGCATCTTCCTCGACGTCACGTATCTTCCGCATGTCGAAAGACGAGCTGACGAGAGACTCGGTGTCGATTTTGTTCAAAAATCAAGGTGTCTATAACGGGTTGATCGGGGTCGGGCTCTTGTACGGGCTATACGTGTCCCCTAATCCGATCGAAATCGTCACCATGATTCTGACCTATATCTTACTCGTTGCCCTATATGGCAGTATCACGAGTGACAAGAAGATTATCCTGACACAAGGTGGGCTCGCCATCTTGACGTTGTTATCGATGTTTATGTTATGA
- a CDS encoding CPCC family cysteine-rich protein: MRYTCPCCGYQTLEEEAPGTYNICRICFWEDDGVQFDDPDYEGGANTVSLRQAQQNYIQFGASDRLFCDSVRKPNECDKKDPNWRSLYNKQT; this comes from the coding sequence GTGAGATACACATGCCCATGTTGTGGCTATCAGACGTTAGAAGAGGAAGCACCAGGCACATACAATATTTGTCGAATCTGTTTTTGGGAGGACGACGGGGTTCAATTCGACGATCCCGATTATGAAGGCGGTGCGAATACGGTGTCGCTTCGACAGGCTCAACAAAATTACATTCAATTTGGTGCGAGTGATCGGCTCTTTTGTGATTCTGTTCGAAAACCAAACGAATGTGATAAAAAAGACCCGAACTGGAGATCCTTGTATAATAAGCAGACATAA
- a CDS encoding DEAD/DEAH box helicase family protein, producing MSDLRLHTSNLGIPLQRHIDAATEIYMVVAFAQVSGVKELSASLRKASERGAQIRILVGDYLYLTDPDALDMLFQIPNVELRLYRSKGRSFHPKAYLFRTIESGTFFVGSSNLSHSALNHGVEWNVEIPSNVSEEVFEESVAAFHELFYSEYAQIMNPVSLQPYREEYEARKDRVKELEVAEHSPVYIEDDSITPTSVQDAALLALRETMAEGRKKAMLVLATGLGKTYLSAFFARQFKRILFVAHQRELLLQAEKSFLNVANDWKTGLLLGGESRNQDTADVVFASIQTLASKQRMEQYDPEQFDLIIVDEFHHSAAPSYRRVLDYFQPKFLLGLTATPDRLDGGDVYALCDDNVAFQMHFTEAIEESFLTPFHYVGIYDEIDYSQIRLINGRRYDQEELLAEQLKESVAEKIYRAWSEHHQSRALGFCSSVIQAEYLADYFRRQGVQAVALHSQAEYDRTEVIAQLKQGQLDIIFAVNLFNEGVDIPEIDTLLFCRPTESLTVFTQQIGRGLRLSKGKTHCTIIDLIGNYKNIDKKLALLTTSRQDTVSSLPTTIDLPSSCTIEFDLQTVDLLKKMVTRSSTRQQLLEQNYFMVKEELGRRPSYMELIQRGEYSIDAYRSEWRKLGGFFGFLHKLGELSEEEARIYNDVKSLLVEVEYTSMTKSYKMIVLSIMLKRGEENWYKPLKASEAALPFYDYIKNKPYRQHIDGQTKDFQQPFHEQRIEKLLLRMPFDKIAKGPFYVEDETLHIEFNESFRNLTVYEWVKQIIDVRLHYYFSRKAKG from the coding sequence ATGAGTGACTTACGACTCCATACAAGCAACCTCGGCATTCCTTTACAAAGACATATAGACGCGGCGACTGAAATTTATATGGTCGTCGCGTTTGCTCAAGTGTCGGGAGTGAAGGAATTATCGGCTTCTTTAAGAAAAGCGAGTGAACGTGGCGCTCAAATCAGAATCTTGGTAGGAGACTATCTGTACCTCACCGATCCTGATGCATTGGATATGTTATTCCAAATACCGAATGTTGAGCTCCGGCTATACCGCTCAAAAGGGAGGTCGTTCCATCCAAAGGCATATTTGTTCCGTACAATAGAAAGCGGTACGTTTTTTGTAGGTTCCTCGAATTTGTCGCATAGTGCGTTAAATCATGGTGTGGAATGGAATGTTGAAATTCCTTCGAATGTATCAGAGGAAGTGTTTGAAGAGTCAGTCGCTGCGTTCCATGAATTATTTTATAGTGAATATGCGCAAATAATGAATCCAGTCTCGTTACAGCCTTATCGCGAAGAGTATGAAGCGCGAAAGGATCGAGTGAAGGAGCTAGAGGTCGCTGAACATTCTCCCGTCTACATAGAAGATGATTCGATTACACCGACGTCTGTCCAAGACGCAGCGTTATTGGCACTCCGAGAAACGATGGCGGAAGGTCGGAAAAAGGCGATGCTCGTCTTAGCGACTGGATTAGGGAAAACGTATTTAAGTGCATTTTTTGCACGACAATTCAAACGTATCCTTTTCGTCGCACATCAAAGAGAACTTTTGTTACAAGCAGAAAAGTCATTCCTCAATGTGGCGAATGACTGGAAGACCGGGTTACTACTCGGTGGTGAATCAAGAAATCAAGATACTGCTGACGTCGTGTTCGCCTCGATTCAAACGTTAGCTTCGAAACAAAGAATGGAGCAATATGACCCGGAGCAATTCGATTTGATAATCGTGGATGAGTTCCATCATTCGGCTGCTCCTTCCTACCGTCGGGTGCTAGATTATTTTCAACCGAAGTTCTTACTCGGTTTGACTGCAACGCCTGACCGTTTAGACGGAGGAGACGTATATGCACTTTGTGATGATAACGTTGCTTTCCAGATGCACTTTACGGAAGCGATTGAAGAATCATTTTTAACCCCGTTTCATTACGTTGGAATCTATGATGAAATCGACTACTCTCAGATTCGACTGATCAATGGACGTCGTTATGATCAAGAAGAGTTATTGGCAGAACAGTTAAAAGAAAGTGTTGCCGAGAAGATTTATAGAGCTTGGTCAGAGCATCATCAATCGAGAGCACTTGGCTTTTGTTCTTCCGTTATACAAGCTGAATATTTGGCTGATTATTTCAGGAGGCAAGGAGTACAAGCTGTAGCACTTCATAGTCAGGCCGAGTATGATCGAACGGAAGTAATTGCCCAATTAAAGCAAGGACAATTGGACATCATTTTTGCAGTGAATCTATTTAATGAAGGTGTCGATATCCCTGAAATCGATACGCTATTGTTCTGTCGTCCGACTGAATCATTGACAGTATTCACCCAACAAATCGGACGAGGACTACGTCTATCAAAAGGAAAAACGCATTGTACGATTATCGATTTAATTGGGAACTATAAAAATATTGATAAGAAACTGGCTTTGTTGACGACTAGCCGACAAGATACAGTGAGTTCCTTACCAACTACGATTGATCTACCTTCGTCATGTACAATTGAGTTTGATTTACAAACTGTTGACCTACTGAAGAAAATGGTGACACGTTCCTCAACACGTCAGCAATTACTTGAACAAAATTATTTCATGGTGAAAGAAGAATTGGGTAGACGCCCGAGTTACATGGAGTTAATCCAAAGAGGAGAGTACTCTATAGATGCTTATCGTTCTGAATGGAGAAAGCTTGGTGGGTTCTTCGGATTCTTGCATAAACTCGGAGAACTAAGTGAGGAAGAAGCGAGAATATACAATGATGTGAAGTCGCTTCTCGTCGAGGTAGAATACACGAGCATGACCAAAAGCTATAAAATGATTGTACTTTCAATTATGCTAAAACGAGGAGAAGAGAACTGGTACAAGCCACTTAAAGCATCTGAAGCCGCTCTTCCTTTTTATGATTACATTAAAAATAAACCATATCGTCAGCATATTGATGGACAGACAAAAGACTTTCAGCAACCTTTCCATGAACAAAGAATTGAAAAATTGTTGTTACGAATGCCATTCGATAAAATTGCCAAAGGACCGTTTTATGTAGAAGATGAAACTCTGCATATTGAATTCAATGAATCGTTCCGTAATCTAACCGTTTATGAATGGGTTAAACAGATTATAGATGTTCGATTACATTACTACTTTAGTCGGAAAGCGAAAGGATGA